A genome region from Novipirellula galeiformis includes the following:
- the nusA gene encoding transcription termination factor NusA → MNPQDILRYVDSLHREKNIDTELVFSAIEAALQTAAKRQYGEDADITITLNRQNGRITAKHDGEELGEDQIGRIGAQTAKQVIIQKVKEAERDSLMAEYREQVGQIVAGIIGRADGGVATVNLGNVEAILPRSEQIPGESLHAGERVRAVVFEVKAAGNRVRVVLSRTRPQLVQRLFEQEIPEISEEVISIKSISREPGYRSKVAVSSVDSQVDPIAVCVGFRGSRIKAVREELAGEHIDVVRYSEDPEVLIPNSLQPAAVEQVLLCDMIGRAIVLVQEDQLSLAIGRRGQNVRLASKLCGWDIEIMTGGELEEQIERAVAGFSQIDGVTEEIAQSLVEQGYLSYDDLSVIEPDLFMEMSGLTAEQVDFIVETAEARAEEAEKAASDERRARKENERLMREAEAAGIVEPKPEATPPSPAGDAPTEAVPAEGVPAEPVPAEPVPAEPVPAEGVPAEGVPAEGVPAEPVSAESPAAEEVPEPAAEEVTEPAAEEGESAEKSDLTDSDSSAVKPS, encoded by the coding sequence ATGAACCCACAAGACATCCTTCGCTATGTTGATTCGCTTCACCGTGAAAAGAACATCGATACGGAGCTTGTCTTTTCTGCGATTGAAGCAGCCTTGCAAACGGCCGCGAAACGCCAGTATGGCGAAGATGCCGACATCACCATCACATTGAACCGCCAAAACGGACGCATCACGGCAAAACATGATGGCGAAGAGCTGGGCGAAGACCAAATTGGCCGCATCGGTGCCCAAACCGCCAAGCAAGTCATCATCCAAAAGGTCAAGGAAGCCGAACGCGACTCCTTGATGGCCGAGTATCGCGAGCAGGTTGGCCAGATCGTGGCCGGCATCATCGGTCGCGCTGATGGTGGCGTTGCAACCGTCAACCTCGGTAATGTGGAAGCCATTCTGCCACGCAGCGAACAAATTCCGGGCGAGTCCTTGCACGCCGGCGAGCGGGTTCGCGCAGTCGTTTTCGAAGTCAAGGCAGCGGGTAACCGCGTTCGCGTGGTGCTCAGCCGAACACGCCCCCAATTAGTTCAGCGTTTGTTTGAACAGGAAATTCCAGAAATCTCCGAAGAAGTCATCTCCATCAAATCGATCAGCCGCGAGCCAGGCTACCGCAGCAAGGTCGCGGTGAGTAGCGTTGACTCGCAAGTCGATCCGATTGCGGTTTGTGTCGGTTTCCGTGGCAGCCGGATTAAGGCGGTTCGCGAAGAGCTAGCCGGCGAGCACATTGACGTGGTTCGCTACAGTGAAGACCCGGAAGTCTTGATCCCCAATTCGCTGCAACCCGCTGCCGTCGAGCAAGTGTTGCTGTGCGATATGATTGGGCGCGCGATCGTGTTGGTCCAAGAAGACCAATTGTCGCTGGCGATCGGTCGCCGCGGCCAAAATGTTCGCCTCGCCAGCAAGCTTTGCGGGTGGGACATCGAAATCATGACCGGTGGCGAACTCGAGGAGCAAATCGAACGCGCCGTTGCTGGGTTCAGCCAGATTGATGGCGTGACCGAAGAAATTGCTCAATCGCTCGTCGAGCAAGGCTATCTGTCCTACGATGACCTGTCGGTGATCGAGCCCGATCTGTTCATGGAAATGAGCGGCTTGACCGCCGAGCAAGTCGACTTCATCGTCGAGACTGCCGAGGCTCGAGCCGAAGAAGCAGAGAAAGCGGCATCGGACGAACGGCGCGCTCGCAAAGAAAACGAACGCTTGATGCGAGAAGCCGAAGCGGCTGGAATCGTGGAGCCGAAACCCGAAGCAACGCCTCCTTCGCCGGCCGGCGATGCTCCCACCGAGGCAGTGCCAGCCGAGGGGGTGCCAGCCGAGCCCGTGCCAGCCGAGCCCGTGCCAGCCGAGCCCGTGCCAGCCGAGGGAGTGCCAGCCGAGGGAGTGCCAGCCGAGGGAGTGCCAGCCGAGCCCGTCAGCGCGGAATCGCCTGCGGCGGAAGAAGTACCCGAGCCTGCGGCTGAGGAAGTTACGGAGCCCGCGGCCGAAGAAGGCGAGTCGGCTGAGAAAAGCGATTTGACCGACTCGGATTCGTCGGCCGTTAAGCCGAGTTAG
- a CDS encoding baeRF10 domain-containing protein encodes MPQIDVRTMELRQLKQHILTLATLPETEAPVVSCYLALSAGAVADRNEFEAQVAALKIGSRGMSRRDLADAIKPIEAYLATELSPEAKGLAVFSRAGDTPYFLPLPVHISLPNWIVADSTPNLFHLVELKDSYHRYVLMICSETRARILEVNLGAVTAELWRQRPETRQRVGRTWTKRHYQHHRRGRAEQFLKEKVAVLERLMSSEGHVHLILAGDRRITDRLRRELPEHLLAQLVGVIPASSTSRDDTDVVQSTIASLIAAEQTESHETVDELLYQLRQGHLAAAGTKATHRALYCGQADVVVIAKQYAPGLGWTCGECGFTELEQPRPDTSCPECDARALHDFDIKEAIVRMAERHGCIVEVVNESEPLQRLGGIGCLLRYRLSDSCV; translated from the coding sequence ATGCCTCAAATCGACGTGCGAACGATGGAATTAAGACAACTGAAACAACACATCCTAACTTTAGCGACGTTGCCCGAGACCGAGGCGCCGGTGGTCAGTTGTTATCTAGCCCTCTCGGCAGGTGCAGTCGCAGACCGCAACGAGTTTGAGGCTCAAGTCGCTGCGTTAAAAATTGGTTCAAGGGGCATGAGTCGTCGGGATCTCGCGGACGCAATCAAGCCGATCGAAGCCTATTTGGCAACGGAGTTGTCACCCGAAGCAAAGGGGTTGGCGGTGTTTTCTCGCGCTGGCGACACCCCCTACTTTCTACCGCTCCCAGTCCATATCTCGTTGCCAAATTGGATTGTCGCGGACAGTACCCCCAACCTCTTTCACTTGGTCGAATTGAAAGACAGCTACCACCGTTATGTACTAATGATTTGTTCCGAAACTCGGGCGCGGATATTGGAAGTGAATCTGGGGGCGGTGACTGCCGAGTTATGGAGGCAACGCCCGGAAACACGACAGCGTGTGGGCCGTACGTGGACGAAGCGACATTACCAACATCACCGCCGCGGCCGCGCCGAGCAATTCCTAAAGGAAAAGGTAGCCGTGCTTGAAAGGCTGATGTCGTCGGAGGGGCATGTGCATCTCATCTTGGCTGGCGATCGGCGGATCACCGATCGCCTTCGTCGCGAGCTGCCCGAGCATTTGTTGGCCCAATTGGTTGGCGTCATCCCCGCATCGTCTACTTCGCGTGATGACACCGATGTGGTCCAGAGCACGATCGCCTCCTTAATTGCCGCCGAGCAAACTGAATCACACGAAACGGTCGATGAGTTGTTGTATCAGTTGCGGCAAGGACACTTGGCTGCCGCGGGCACCAAGGCTACGCACCGAGCACTGTACTGCGGCCAAGCCGACGTGGTGGTGATCGCGAAGCAGTATGCTCCGGGGCTGGGGTGGACCTGTGGAGAGTGCGGTTTCACGGAGTTGGAACAGCCTCGACCGGACACGTCGTGTCCAGAATGCGACGCCCGCGCGCTGCATGACTTTGACATCAAGGAAGCCATTGTGCGGATGGCGGAGCGCCATGGATGTATCGTCGAAGTCGTGAACGAGAGCGAGCCGTTACAGCGGCTCGGCGGCATCGGTTGTCTACTGCGATATCGTCTCTCGGACAGTTGCGTTTAG